CTTTCTGGGCAAACAATGGTAGCATTGTAGACTGCAATATTTGTATCTTAACTTTCTACAAAAACAGATTATGGCTTTAACGCAAGAGCGTAAACAGGAACTCATGGGCGAGTATCAGGTGCACGAAACTGATACTGGGTCTGCGGATCTCCAAGTTGCTTTCCTCACGGAACGCATTAACCAACTGACTGAACACCTCAAAATCAATAAAAAAGACCATTCTTCCCGACGCGGTTTGTTGA
The nucleotide sequence above comes from [Synechococcus] sp. NIES-970. Encoded proteins:
- the rpsO gene encoding ribosomal protein S15, translating into MALTQERKQELMGEYQVHETDTGSADLQVAFLTERINQLTEHLKINKKDHSSRRGLLKMIGKRKRLLQFIKSHDQERYQTLIGRLGVRR